A genomic window from Pseudomonas leptonychotis includes:
- a CDS encoding toluene tolerance protein: protein MLSTKHLNDSALATLTADAKVLEEDSLGPKVYRLANGNFLKLFRRKRLISSALLRPYSVRFYQNAERLAELDIPTLTPMTLYTFAEKQLSAVLYAPLPGQTLKELYLQNPESFTARLPVLCDFIRTLHRKGIYFRSLHLGNIVLTPQNTLGLIDVADLAFHRRALSQAKAARNLKHFARLLQQMDITERFPMAELSAAVLAD, encoded by the coding sequence ATGCTCAGTACAAAACACCTGAACGATAGCGCGCTGGCGACACTGACCGCTGACGCAAAAGTTCTCGAAGAGGACAGCCTGGGCCCCAAGGTTTACCGCCTCGCCAACGGTAACTTCCTTAAGCTTTTCCGACGCAAGCGCTTGATTTCTTCAGCCTTACTTAGACCCTATTCAGTGCGCTTCTATCAAAATGCAGAGCGCTTGGCAGAGCTAGACATTCCAACGCTGACGCCTATGACGCTGTACACCTTCGCTGAAAAGCAACTCAGCGCCGTTCTCTATGCACCGCTTCCAGGGCAGACGCTCAAGGAGCTATACCTACAGAACCCCGAGAGCTTCACCGCACGCCTGCCCGTTCTCTGTGACTTTATCCGCACACTTCATAGAAAAGGCATTTACTTCCGCTCACTTCACCTAGGCAACATCGTACTCACCCCACAAAACACCTTGGGGCTTATCGATGTTGCCGACCTGGCATTTCATCGGCGGGCTCTTTCACAAGCCAAGGCGGCACGCAACCTCAAGCACTTCGCCCGACTGCTACAACAAATGGACATTACAGAGCGCTTTCCAATGGCCGAATTATCGGCAGCCGTTTTAGCAGACTAA
- a CDS encoding glycosyltransferase yields the protein MSVLNVMWSGGGAFVSVHKVHRQILQLCKPGEAIETLLLQSGDAAPLSDVGCVTSLGLSSARIKGAGLVGALQRVLDRRRLAKRLVQRPSRLVLIDGIGVAAFILPLLTKLTATRVVVLFHGSKRLKAEHIALLRGFPADRLDLVAVSATLAAELEEQVGRNVLNGRVAIEPAAFRSSLLPRETAQRVLGVPVGAGRTIGAVGRLVPEKGFSRLVTAIAGWLLNNPEDRLVIVGEGVEREHLKALAEELGVLNQIHLVGHHAEAPRLYSAFDLICIPSEQEGLGLVLPEAVIACVPVLASDLAVFREQLNGAAGLLPSVTEVWRDALNSVLVEDLDSLADVQRAGMDAEVVWARFEAFYQHLLAR from the coding sequence GTGAGCGTTCTGAACGTTATGTGGAGCGGTGGTGGAGCCTTCGTGTCCGTTCATAAGGTGCATCGGCAGATTCTCCAGCTGTGTAAGCCTGGTGAAGCTATAGAGACGCTGCTATTGCAGTCGGGCGATGCCGCGCCTCTGTCTGACGTTGGGTGTGTTACCTCTTTAGGACTTTCCTCTGCACGAATCAAAGGTGCTGGTTTGGTGGGGGCGCTACAGCGTGTGCTGGACCGACGGCGGCTGGCCAAGCGGCTGGTGCAACGACCGTCTCGCTTGGTACTTATCGATGGTATCGGTGTAGCGGCTTTCATTCTCCCGTTGTTGACAAAGTTGACCGCTACCCGAGTGGTGGTGCTGTTTCATGGTTCGAAACGGCTAAAGGCGGAGCATATTGCCCTCTTGAGAGGCTTTCCTGCGGATCGTCTGGATCTGGTTGCCGTTTCAGCCACATTGGCCGCTGAGCTTGAAGAGCAGGTCGGGCGTAACGTGTTGAACGGGCGTGTAGCTATTGAGCCCGCGGCATTTCGATCCTCGTTATTGCCGAGAGAAACTGCACAGCGTGTCCTTGGAGTTCCGGTAGGAGCTGGGCGAACCATTGGTGCAGTGGGCCGCTTGGTGCCAGAAAAAGGCTTTAGCCGTCTGGTGACCGCTATTGCAGGTTGGCTCCTGAATAATCCCGAGGATCGTCTTGTGATTGTCGGTGAGGGTGTTGAGCGCGAGCATTTGAAAGCCCTTGCTGAAGAGTTGGGCGTGCTCAACCAGATTCATTTGGTTGGTCATCATGCTGAAGCCCCGCGACTCTACTCTGCGTTTGACCTGATATGCATACCGTCTGAGCAGGAGGGGTTGGGGTTGGTCTTGCCTGAGGCGGTGATTGCGTGTGTACCGGTTTTGGCGAGCGATTTAGCTGTCTTTCGTGAACAGCTCAATGGCGCTGCAGGGCTTTTGCCATCAGTTACTGAGGTGTGGCGAGATGCGCTCAATTCGGTGCTGGTAGAAGACCTTGACTCTCTGGCCGATGTGCAGCGTGCTGGTATGGATGCCGAAGTCGTTTGGGCGCGCTTCGAGGCTTTTTACCAGCACTTGCTTGCACGTTAG
- a CDS encoding glycosyltransferase family protein, producing the protein MNVLFLVQAEQRAILDRLYDGIAESCDSCDIRWLSSDEQANLKRYFREHIDLSRYDRVLFFLRFKKEMRQWRFIRTLPNVVILEHDAYQNYIPCKYTGMFSAHYRHMPWVRIISSGAQVSQRLRAEGFDAVFVPKGYDQGLMTYQELTRDIELAFIGSTKSVAYSGRKALLDELASVENLLVTKTRSGQEYNDTLNRIRFFVSADVGMGEYMIKNFEAMAVGCVLLAYDQGAEENAALGFVDMQNLVLYRDIPELREKLRILRADPEKAQAIAEAGRVMVEQCYSFAAIGHAITEAMRPTLRVHRHLPWFLRLLARWKLI; encoded by the coding sequence GTGAACGTGCTTTTTCTGGTCCAGGCCGAGCAGCGTGCAATATTGGACAGGCTGTATGACGGCATCGCTGAGTCATGCGACAGCTGCGACATTCGTTGGCTGAGTAGCGATGAACAGGCCAATTTGAAGCGCTATTTTCGCGAACACATTGATCTGTCCCGCTACGACAGGGTGCTTTTTTTTCTGCGCTTCAAGAAAGAGATGCGTCAATGGCGCTTCATTCGCACGCTGCCCAACGTGGTGATTCTCGAGCATGACGCCTACCAGAACTATATTCCGTGCAAATACACGGGGATGTTCAGTGCCCACTACCGGCATATGCCCTGGGTGCGCATTATCAGCTCTGGTGCCCAGGTCAGCCAGCGCCTCCGTGCCGAGGGTTTCGATGCCGTTTTCGTGCCTAAAGGTTACGACCAGGGCCTGATGACCTATCAAGAGCTGACGCGTGATATCGAGTTGGCATTTATTGGTAGCACCAAAAGCGTGGCGTATAGCGGGCGCAAGGCGCTGTTGGATGAGTTGGCGTCTGTCGAGAATCTGTTGGTAACCAAGACGCGATCAGGGCAGGAATATAACGACACACTCAACCGCATCCGCTTCTTCGTAAGCGCTGATGTCGGGATGGGTGAATACATGATCAAGAACTTTGAGGCGATGGCCGTGGGTTGCGTATTGCTCGCCTATGACCAGGGTGCTGAAGAAAATGCTGCGCTGGGTTTTGTCGATATGCAGAACCTCGTGCTTTACCGCGATATTCCTGAGTTGCGTGAGAAGCTTCGCATATTGCGCGCCGACCCTGAAAAAGCACAGGCGATTGCAGAGGCCGGTAGAGTGATGGTGGAGCAGTGTTACAGCTTTGCAGCGATCGGGCATGCAATCACCGAGGCCATGCGCCCTACATTGCGTGTTCACAGACATTTGCCGTGGTTTCTTCGTCTGCTGGCCCGGTGGAAGTTGATCTGA
- a CDS encoding glycosyltransferase, translated as MTTSEDFGTDQPWVLQFCHGYDGPFLDCARQYAALFAGTRYKVCTVYLTGKPSAAVEQGSASDEVIFLDYSSRDVRGLKLKAIRDLKRIAALRDFNFCIAHRFKPIYVALLGSDLPVIGVHHAFGDYKRRTRQLFANLFSKRLALLGVSNAVRDDIRACLPNWAPERIETLYNRIDLHAVQSAQVSREAAREHLGLPHDAWVVGNVGRLHPDKDQATLIRGFAEALPQLPVGSLLAIMGSGRLEVPLKALVRELGVDASVHFLGQVADGRNYFKAFDVFALTSDHEPFGMVLLEAMAADMQVLATDCGGAPEVVGESGALFALGDHAALAARLRAAAGGRLGLRGAGRVQAVFTDEIARERFWSWPGVSASCRRQSDDQS; from the coding sequence ATGACAACGTCTGAGGACTTTGGGACTGATCAGCCGTGGGTGTTGCAGTTCTGCCACGGCTACGACGGCCCCTTCCTCGATTGTGCGCGGCAGTACGCCGCGCTCTTTGCCGGTACCCGTTATAAAGTCTGCACGGTGTACCTGACGGGCAAACCGAGCGCGGCAGTCGAGCAAGGTTCGGCGTCTGACGAGGTGATTTTCCTCGATTATTCCAGTCGCGACGTGCGCGGTCTCAAGCTAAAAGCGATCCGCGACCTCAAACGCATCGCTGCTTTGCGCGACTTTAATTTCTGTATCGCCCATCGTTTTAAGCCGATCTATGTCGCCCTGCTGGGCAGCGATCTACCGGTGATCGGCGTGCACCACGCGTTTGGCGACTACAAACGGCGTACCCGTCAGCTGTTTGCCAACTTATTCAGCAAGCGTTTGGCTTTGCTCGGGGTTTCCAATGCGGTGCGTGATGATATACGTGCGTGCTTGCCGAACTGGGCGCCGGAGCGTATCGAGACGCTGTACAACCGCATTGATCTTCACGCTGTTCAGTCTGCGCAGGTTTCGCGCGAAGCCGCGCGTGAGCATCTGGGCTTGCCGCACGATGCCTGGGTGGTTGGTAATGTCGGGCGCCTACACCCGGACAAGGATCAGGCAACATTGATCCGCGGTTTTGCCGAGGCCCTACCGCAGCTGCCAGTTGGCAGCCTGCTGGCGATTATGGGCAGTGGTCGGCTGGAGGTACCGTTAAAAGCGCTTGTACGCGAGTTGGGTGTGGACGCGTCGGTGCACTTTCTCGGTCAAGTGGCCGATGGCCGTAACTATTTCAAAGCTTTTGATGTGTTTGCCCTGACTTCAGATCACGAGCCATTCGGAATGGTGCTGCTGGAGGCGATGGCGGCCGATATGCAGGTTCTGGCTACGGATTGTGGTGGGGCGCCTGAGGTGGTCGGCGAGTCTGGGGCATTGTTTGCGTTGGGTGATCACGCGGCGCTGGCCGCTCGACTGCGGGCTGCGGCCGGTGGCAGGCTTGGCCTGCGCGGTGCTGGGCGGGTGCAGGCTGTTTTTACGGATGAGATTGCCCGCGAGCGTTTCTGGTCATGGCCTGGTGTGAGTGCATCGTGCAGGAGGCAAAGTGATGATCAGTCGTGA
- a CDS encoding carbamoyltransferase translates to MALTILGLSGALSHDPSAALYIDGKLIAAVEEERFVRDKHAKNRMPYESAKFCLEQAGIKPSDVDVVAIPFAPISIFEKARWQYAKRYWYAPDRALDAILMGNRRYKRYYKHIQWCLQQLGFDLKKIKIEPVEHHLAHAASAYHCSGFTEKTAILGIDGKGEYATTFFGYGENGKIHKIKEFFDPDSLGGLYGAITEFLGFEMLDGEFKVMGMAPYGDASKYDFSRLAKFENGELIINTEYANVIGLRRYKENGKGFYFSPKLIEWLGPKRNGDIADDPYIHYAASMQALFEKLALQMMEHYLGDIIRETGKIAFAGGCALNVKLNQKIIARDDVKELFVQPASGDAGTAVGAAAYISHQRGVPVEKMEHVYLGPSYTNEDVIAACARHPSKPVFKQIDNMPQRIAKIMVEGNPVAWFQGRMEFGPRALGGRSIIGCPSIPGVANRINEQIKFRERWRPFCPSMLDTVGPQMLKVDHPSPFMTFTFEVNEEWKTRVSEVVHEDGTSRAQVLKREYNPRYYDMMLELEKLTGNGVSLNTSLNRRGEAMICSPTDALNMFYGSDLQYLIMEDILVVKDGKDWYDNV, encoded by the coding sequence GTGGCACTGACCATTCTCGGCCTGTCCGGCGCCCTCAGCCATGACCCTTCCGCCGCCCTGTATATCGACGGCAAGCTGATCGCGGCCGTCGAAGAAGAGCGCTTTGTGCGCGACAAGCACGCGAAGAACCGCATGCCCTACGAGTCGGCCAAATTCTGCCTGGAGCAGGCCGGGATCAAGCCGTCCGATGTTGATGTGGTGGCCATTCCGTTTGCACCGATCAGCATTTTCGAGAAGGCGCGCTGGCAGTACGCCAAACGCTACTGGTACGCGCCGGACCGCGCGCTCGACGCCATCCTCATGGGTAATCGCCGCTACAAGCGCTACTACAAGCACATCCAGTGGTGTCTGCAGCAGCTCGGCTTCGACCTGAAAAAAATCAAGATTGAACCGGTCGAGCACCACCTGGCTCACGCCGCCAGCGCCTATCACTGCTCGGGCTTTACCGAGAAGACCGCGATCCTTGGCATTGACGGCAAGGGCGAGTACGCCACGACCTTCTTTGGTTACGGTGAGAACGGCAAGATCCACAAGATCAAAGAGTTCTTTGACCCGGATTCGCTGGGTGGGCTGTACGGCGCGATTACCGAGTTCCTCGGTTTCGAGATGCTCGACGGCGAGTTCAAAGTGATGGGCATGGCGCCTTACGGCGATGCCAGCAAATATGATTTCTCGCGGTTGGCCAAATTCGAAAATGGTGAGTTGATCATCAATACCGAGTACGCCAACGTCATTGGCCTGCGCCGCTATAAAGAAAACGGCAAGGGCTTCTATTTCTCGCCAAAATTGATCGAATGGCTAGGGCCTAAGCGTAACGGCGACATCGCCGACGACCCCTACATCCATTACGCCGCCAGCATGCAGGCCTTGTTCGAGAAGCTGGCACTGCAGATGATGGAGCACTATCTGGGCGACATCATTCGCGAGACCGGCAAGATTGCCTTCGCCGGCGGCTGCGCGCTGAACGTCAAACTCAACCAGAAGATCATCGCTCGCGATGATGTGAAGGAGCTGTTCGTGCAGCCCGCTTCCGGCGACGCAGGCACTGCAGTCGGTGCCGCCGCTTACATCTCGCACCAGCGCGGTGTGCCGGTGGAAAAGATGGAGCACGTCTACCTTGGCCCGTCGTACACCAACGAAGACGTAATTGCCGCCTGCGCCCGTCACCCGAGCAAGCCGGTGTTCAAGCAGATCGACAACATGCCGCAGCGTATTGCCAAGATCATGGTCGAAGGCAACCCGGTCGCCTGGTTCCAAGGCCGCATGGAGTTTGGCCCGCGCGCCTTGGGCGGTCGTTCTATCATCGGCTGCCCGAGCATTCCGGGCGTGGCCAATCGCATCAACGAGCAAATCAAATTTCGCGAGCGCTGGAGGCCTTTCTGCCCGTCGATGCTTGATACCGTCGGGCCGCAGATGCTCAAGGTGGATCACCCGAGCCCATTCATGACATTCACATTCGAAGTGAATGAAGAGTGGAAAACCCGTGTCAGTGAAGTGGTACATGAAGACGGCACTTCGCGCGCCCAGGTGCTCAAACGCGAATACAACCCGCGTTACTACGACATGATGCTGGAGCTGGAAAAGCTCACCGGCAACGGCGTGTCGCTGAACACCTCGCTCAACCGCCGCGGTGAGGCAATGATTTGCTCACCCACTGACGCGTTGAACATGTTCTACGGCTCGGATCTGCAGTACCTGATCATGGAAGACATTCTTGTGGTCAAGGACGGCAAGGATTGGTATGACAACGTCTGA
- a CDS encoding lipopolysaccharide kinase InaA family protein, translated as MSLASLREAGRSPSLPLVIELADAAGSAELVVQRLLRVLPGQRYVAQAVWRGRPVLAKLLVGDKAARHFQRELTGARLLAEQGLSTPPLLADGLREGEGGWLLFEYLDGAESLWDAWRTVENQPLLSAEQQAVLADALVSIAQMHAQGLWQADLHLDNLLRHNSQLFVIDGGGVQVEVAGQPLSRAKVLENLGVFFAQLPAELTPFIEELLVHYLLANGEHALPLEALLREVEKVCKWRLRDYLRKVARDCSLFSAKMGAFGLQVVRRDNQAELQPLLKNLDQLTEQGHVYKTGGAATVAQVQLQDRPLVVKRYNIKGAAHWLKRFWRPSRAWHSWVEGNRLQLLGIATPQPLAVLERRWCWLRGRAYLITEYCGGQDIIARFKPYHDVSPPETELLALDRLFAALLRERISHGDFKGHNLFWDEDLARWSLIDLDAMQQHRSARSFAKAYARDRARFLRNWPADSALHQLLNQRIPLTPAVGSAD; from the coding sequence ATGAGTTTGGCGAGCCTCCGTGAGGCTGGACGCTCACCCAGCTTACCTCTGGTTATTGAGCTCGCCGATGCGGCCGGCTCGGCCGAATTGGTGGTGCAGCGTCTGTTACGTGTATTGCCGGGGCAGCGCTACGTCGCCCAGGCCGTATGGCGTGGTCGACCGGTGCTGGCCAAGCTGCTGGTCGGCGATAAGGCTGCGCGGCACTTTCAACGTGAGCTGACGGGCGCGCGTCTGCTGGCTGAGCAAGGGCTTTCTACGCCGCCGCTACTGGCCGACGGTTTGCGTGAAGGCGAAGGCGGTTGGCTGCTGTTTGAGTACCTAGATGGTGCCGAGAGCCTGTGGGATGCCTGGCGCACGGTGGAAAATCAGCCGCTGTTGAGTGCCGAGCAACAGGCAGTGCTGGCTGACGCGTTAGTCAGCATCGCGCAGATGCATGCCCAAGGCTTATGGCAGGCCGATCTGCACTTGGACAACCTGCTGCGGCACAACAGCCAGTTATTCGTTATCGATGGGGGCGGTGTGCAGGTTGAGGTGGCCGGTCAGCCGCTATCGCGCGCGAAGGTGCTGGAAAACCTTGGGGTGTTCTTTGCCCAGTTGCCTGCCGAGCTGACACCCTTTATCGAGGAGCTGTTGGTGCATTACCTATTGGCTAATGGCGAGCACGCGTTGCCTCTCGAGGCTTTACTCCGTGAGGTGGAAAAGGTCTGTAAATGGCGTTTACGCGATTATCTACGCAAGGTCGCCCGTGACTGCAGTCTATTCTCCGCGAAAATGGGGGCTTTCGGCTTGCAGGTCGTGCGCCGCGACAACCAGGCTGAGCTGCAGCCCCTGCTGAAGAACCTGGATCAGCTCACCGAGCAAGGCCATGTCTACAAGACTGGCGGCGCGGCCACCGTGGCGCAGGTGCAGCTGCAAGACCGGCCGCTGGTCGTCAAACGCTACAACATCAAAGGTGCTGCCCACTGGCTGAAACGCTTTTGGCGACCCAGCCGCGCCTGGCATAGCTGGGTTGAGGGCAATCGCCTGCAGTTGCTGGGTATCGCTACGCCACAACCCTTGGCCGTGCTAGAGCGGCGCTGGTGCTGGTTGCGCGGGCGGGCCTACCTGATTACCGAATACTGCGGCGGGCAGGATATAATCGCGCGCTTTAAGCCATACCATGACGTATCACCCCCGGAAACGGAGCTGTTAGCGCTGGATCGCTTGTTCGCGGCGTTGCTGCGCGAGCGCATCAGCCACGGCGATTTCAAGGGGCACAACTTGTTTTGGGATGAAGATTTGGCTCGCTGGTCGCTGATCGACCTCGATGCCATGCAGCAGCACCGCAGTGCGCGCAGTTTCGCTAAGGCCTATGCCCGCGACCGCGCCCGTTTCCTGCGTAACTGGCCAGCCGATTCGGCGTTGCACCAGTTGCTCAACCAACGCATACCGCTGACGCCCGCCGTCGGCTCAGCAGACTAA
- a CDS encoding lipopolysaccharide kinase InaA family protein, with product MSAFIAAQDRALLERHGLASFEALWALKLEAVDEPNTERGGWSSVYRLELDDAAFYLKRQSNHLTRTLRHPFGEPTFAREFRNIQRYAALGIPALQAAFFAERQLPGERRAVLLTRALDGWQDLDAWLPGWAALEEARRAAILKACGELARRLHQAGQMHGCFYPKHIFLRETADGFDAQLIDLEKTRPLLFGQRDRVKDLEPLLRRASVWSEAEVGVLLVAYLGESADLGSWSERLGARRRHKEARR from the coding sequence ATGAGTGCTTTTATTGCGGCACAAGATCGCGCCCTACTGGAGCGTCACGGTCTTGCCAGTTTTGAGGCGCTGTGGGCGTTGAAACTTGAAGCCGTTGATGAACCCAACACTGAACGTGGCGGCTGGAGCAGCGTCTACCGGCTCGAGCTGGACGACGCGGCGTTCTACCTCAAGCGCCAGAGCAATCACCTGACCCGCACCCTGCGTCATCCTTTTGGTGAGCCGACCTTTGCCCGCGAGTTTCGTAATATTCAGCGCTACGCGGCGTTGGGAATTCCCGCATTGCAGGCGGCGTTTTTTGCCGAGCGCCAATTGCCGGGTGAGCGGCGTGCTGTGTTGCTGACTCGAGCTCTGGATGGTTGGCAGGATCTGGATGCCTGGTTACCCGGTTGGGCTGCGCTCGAAGAGGCCCGTCGTGCGGCAATTCTCAAGGCCTGTGGTGAGCTGGCGCGGCGCCTGCACCAAGCCGGGCAGATGCATGGCTGCTTTTATCCCAAGCATATTTTTCTGCGCGAGACCGCTGACGGCTTCGATGCACAGCTGATTGATCTGGAAAAGACCCGCCCGTTGCTGTTCGGTCAGCGTGATCGAGTAAAGGATCTGGAACCGTTGTTGCGCCGCGCCAGTGTGTGGAGCGAGGCGGAGGTCGGCGTGTTGCTGGTGGCCTATCTCGGCGAATCGGCTGATCTCGGCAGCTGGAGTGAGCGTCTTGGTGCCCGCAGGCGTCACAAGGAAGCGCGGCGATGA
- a CDS encoding lipopolysaccharide kinase InaA family protein, whose amino-acid sequence MTAWKHDLHDPILLSAFGTLEAVFALEGERLTSDPLSEVIRVEFGGVRYYVKRYWGAGKGLRRYLGRPRVKAEWQNLKLFAKWGIPTAPIIAYGLERRVGAFVRGALVTRELEGTLDLAEIANRQDARLTDPRWVLQVSQQLARGARALHDHHFTHNDLKWRNLLVNERGELFFIDCPTGTFWWGPLLRYRIIKDLACLDKVAHKVLSRTQRLRFYLQYRGRQRLNASDKKRIRQVIAFFEGRE is encoded by the coding sequence ATGACAGCTTGGAAGCATGACCTGCACGATCCGATTTTGCTCAGCGCTTTCGGAACCCTTGAGGCTGTATTTGCACTTGAAGGGGAGCGTTTGACCTCTGACCCCTTGTCTGAGGTCATTCGTGTGGAGTTTGGCGGGGTGCGTTATTACGTCAAACGCTACTGGGGCGCTGGCAAAGGTCTACGACGCTATCTTGGTCGCCCGCGGGTCAAGGCTGAGTGGCAAAACCTCAAGTTGTTCGCCAAGTGGGGAATCCCCACCGCGCCGATTATTGCCTATGGGCTTGAGCGCAGGGTGGGTGCTTTTGTACGAGGGGCTCTCGTCACTCGCGAGCTTGAGGGAACGCTTGATCTGGCCGAGATTGCGAATCGGCAGGATGCGCGGTTGACCGACCCTCGTTGGGTCTTGCAGGTCAGTCAACAGTTAGCCAGGGGGGCTCGGGCGCTGCATGATCACCATTTCACACACAATGACTTGAAGTGGCGCAATCTGCTGGTTAATGAGCGCGGTGAGCTTTTCTTCATTGATTGCCCGACTGGAACCTTTTGGTGGGGGCCTTTGCTGCGCTACCGCATCATCAAGGATTTGGCGTGTCTGGATAAAGTCGCACACAAGGTGCTTTCACGTACCCAGCGTTTGCGTTTTTATCTTCAGTACCGTGGCCGTCAGCGCTTGAATGCTTCCGATAAGAAACGCATCCGTCAGGTCATTGCGTTTTTTGAGGGGCGGGAATGA
- a CDS encoding glycosyltransferase family 9 protein: MSEKKAFIGPGVRVALVPCPALGDTTLFLRLAWRLQAAGAKVTLASVSLSSVSEYLPGLNILGATPDVPALAGCNDLVICAIDWFVDVPLSNVAYLAGKKLPVKLRSEQSSVWLDGCRIEGAHNVICRDPKAGKTMVQWIDLYAEEILGLDLSTSIAGLHIPSRDAGAAVRRVAIFPTTPHASKNFSTSGFRRLARHLVARGWQVEFVGIPAEQQALRGQYPGHCVHAFNDLKGLVDFLLTCSIVISNDSGGGHLGSLLALRTFTITRRRTDFTWRPGFNELNSVINPVLSFKWLGKTVWRPFIPLRRIVSALPDLNRTQP; the protein is encoded by the coding sequence ATGTCGGAGAAAAAGGCGTTTATCGGCCCGGGAGTGAGGGTTGCCCTTGTTCCGTGTCCTGCATTGGGCGACACCACGCTGTTCTTGCGCCTTGCCTGGCGTCTCCAGGCAGCCGGCGCGAAGGTCACCTTGGCTTCGGTGTCGCTGTCATCAGTGAGCGAGTACCTGCCCGGGCTGAACATTCTTGGGGCAACGCCTGATGTGCCTGCACTGGCGGGCTGTAACGATTTGGTTATCTGTGCGATTGATTGGTTTGTCGATGTCCCTCTGAGTAATGTGGCGTACCTGGCCGGTAAGAAACTCCCCGTTAAGCTCAGGTCCGAGCAGTCATCTGTATGGCTTGATGGTTGTCGCATTGAGGGAGCGCACAACGTGATTTGTCGCGACCCGAAGGCCGGAAAGACCATGGTGCAGTGGATCGATCTGTACGCCGAAGAGATCCTGGGGCTGGATCTGTCCACGTCCATTGCGGGGTTGCATATCCCGTCTCGTGACGCCGGCGCTGCCGTGCGGCGTGTGGCCATTTTTCCGACCACGCCGCATGCCAGTAAGAATTTCTCGACGTCTGGGTTTCGTCGCCTTGCTCGCCATTTGGTTGCCAGGGGCTGGCAGGTCGAGTTCGTCGGTATTCCGGCCGAGCAGCAAGCCTTGAGGGGGCAGTACCCAGGTCACTGCGTGCATGCATTCAATGACTTGAAGGGCCTCGTCGACTTTTTGCTGACATGCTCCATCGTCATTAGTAATGACTCGGGGGGCGGGCATCTCGGTTCGCTGCTGGCGTTGCGGACATTCACCATTACGCGCCGGCGCACCGATTTCACCTGGCGGCCCGGCTTCAATGAGCTCAATAGCGTGATTAATCCGGTCCTGAGCTTCAAATGGCTGGGTAAAACAGTCTGGCGACCGTTCATTCCACTGCGCCGCATCGTCAGTGCGCTTCCTGACTTAAACAGGACGCAGCCATGA
- the rfaP gene encoding lipopolysaccharide core heptose(I) kinase RfaP — protein MKLVLAEPFKSLWADRDAFVAVEALQGQVFRELEGRRTLRTEVAGRGYFVKIHRGIGWGEIVKNLLTAKLPVLGARQEWQAIERLQRAGVATMTAVAYGERGSNPAAQHSFIVTEELAPTTDLEQLSLNWAQQPPEPRLKWALIKEVASMVGTMHRAGVNHRDCYICHFLLHTDKPVTADDFRLSVIDLHRAQVRNELPLRWRNKDLAALYFSVLDIGLTRRDKWRFLRNYFQQPLRQILQEEGRLLAWLESKAAKLYGRKQRYGDRL, from the coding sequence ATGAAGCTGGTACTGGCTGAACCCTTTAAAAGCCTGTGGGCTGATCGCGATGCGTTTGTGGCCGTCGAGGCCTTGCAAGGGCAGGTGTTCCGCGAGCTGGAAGGCCGTCGCACACTGCGCACCGAAGTGGCTGGGCGCGGTTACTTCGTCAAGATTCACCGTGGCATCGGCTGGGGCGAGATCGTCAAGAACTTGCTCACCGCTAAGCTGCCTGTTCTCGGTGCGCGTCAGGAGTGGCAAGCCATCGAGCGCTTACAGCGAGCGGGGGTGGCGACCATGACTGCGGTGGCCTATGGCGAGCGCGGCAGCAACCCGGCGGCGCAGCATTCGTTTATCGTCACCGAAGAGCTGGCGCCGACCACCGACCTTGAGCAGCTGAGCCTGAACTGGGCGCAGCAACCGCCCGAGCCGAGGCTGAAGTGGGCGTTGATCAAGGAAGTGGCGAGCATGGTTGGCACGATGCACCGCGCGGGGGTCAATCACCGCGACTGCTACATCTGCCATTTTTTGCTGCACACCGATAAACCGGTTACCGCCGACGATTTTCGCTTGTCGGTGATCGACCTGCACCGCGCTCAGGTACGCAATGAGTTGCCTTTGCGCTGGCGCAATAAGGACCTGGCGGCGCTGTACTTCTCCGTGTTGGATATCGGCCTTACCCGGCGTGACAAATGGAGGTTTTTGCGCAACTACTTTCAACAACCCTTGCGTCAGATCCTTCAGGAAGAAGGCCGTCTGCTCGCTTGGCTGGAATCTAAGGCGGCCAAATTGTACGGCCGTAAACAGCGTTATGGAGATCGACTGTAG